From Zea mays cultivar B73 chromosome 3, Zm-B73-REFERENCE-NAM-5.0, whole genome shotgun sequence:
caagcACGCCTAGCTAGCCCTTTTGGCTTGCTAGCTGACGAGGGGAGCTAGGACGAGCATACTTACTGTGCGCGTCATGCTCAATTGCTCACACTATACTACTACTTGTTACTACAGTGATGTGATGGAGGAGTTCCACAAGCACATGCGCGCCCTCGCGGACAAGCTGCTGGAGCTGTTCCTCATGGCGCTGGGGCTCACCGACGAGCAGGCCAGCGCCGTCGAGGCCGAGCGGAGGATCGCCGAGACGATGACCGCCACCATGCATCTCAACTGGTGGGTATATATTATTGTCTGTCATGTTGTCGTCGTCGTACGCGTTGCGGTTGGGTGTACATGTATATAACACAAACAACAAAAAACTAACGCCgtgccgacgacgacgacgatcatCAGGTACCCGAGGTGCCCGGACCCGCGGCGCGCGCTGGGGCTGATCGCGCACACCGACTCGGGCTTCTTCACCTTCGTGATGCAGAGCCTCGTGCCCGGGCTGCAGCTCTTCCGCCACGCCCCGGACCGGTGGGTGGCGGTGCCGGCCGTGCCGGGCGCCTTCGTCGTCAACGTGGGCGACCTCTTCCACATCCTCACCAACGGCCGGTTCCACAGCGTGTACCACCGCGCCGTCGTGAACCGGGACCTCGACAGGATCTCGCTCGGCTACTTCCTCGGCCCGCCGCCGCACGCCAAGGTGGCGCCGCTGCGCGAGGCCGTGCCGCCCGGCCGGGCCCCCGCGTACCGCGCCGTCACGTGGCCCGAGTACATGGGCGTCCGCAAGAAGGCCTTCACCACCGGCGCCTCCGCGCTCAAGATGGtcgccctcgccgccgccgccgacctcgacgacgacggcgacgccgCCGTCGTccatcagcagcagcagctagTCGTCTCGTCGTAGCCGAGACCGATCGCCGGAGACTGATGCTGATGATGATGCATATATACATGAGAGAAATCGTCGAGTAGACTAGCCGATTGCAAAAGCAACCCCAGCTGCCGAAACCTGGCATATCGATCCCATTCTCTGCTGCGCACATGTATGCATGCATGCGCTTCGTCCGTTCGACTCGTGTGTGCTTGCTTGCTTGCGCGTGCAGCAGAACTAATTCCGTTCCGCAGCTAgctgctctgctctgctctgctGGAATGTAATTAAGTAGTAGTATATGGTAGTAGAGAAAAGATTAGCTAGGCGATCGATATAGATGACGGGCCGGGGAAGAAGACGAATTAATTAAGATCGATCGACGACGACGAGCTGTGCGTGGCTGGCTGTGTTCTTCTCTAGCCTAGTTACAgaggccggctgctgctgcttccAATCGGGCTGCTTGTCGCTACTGACGATCGTTAGTGGATCCATTAACTAATCTGGAATTCTGGATTAATGCATGTGGTTTGGCATCTGGCTGGCGTAAAGATGGGGGAGGCCAGGCCGGGGTCCCCTAGCCAGTAGCCAGGCTGGTCAATGATAGGTCTATAACCTGATCCCGTACTGTTGTTTCTCTCTCGGTCTGCGCTGCGGAGAAAATAATAATTGATCGATCCGCCGCCCGGCCTGGCGTACTCTGAACTGAACGAAACGATGGGTGATGCAAGAGCGTTATTTGCAATAAGCTGCAGTGAGTAGCAGTGGAGATGtgtaaaaataaatatatatatatatatatatatatatatatatatatatatatatatatatatatatatcttctaGTTATTCTAGGTCATGGATGTGCAGTGCAGCTACGGCTGTTACTGTAGAGGACACACCTGGCTCGTACCGTCGTACACGCGCTAGCCAAGGAGGAAGAGACACGGCCCGGCTCATGTGTCAGCCTGCGCTACTACCTACGTACTGCATGCGTGCTTGTTGCCTGCTCTCGCTTCGAACAAAGCTGCATCGTGCATGGAATGGAACAAACCACACCATGCATGCTACCACCAAGGCAAGATATATGCAAGTTACTGCGAGAATCTTTACGTGTGCTCCAGTAAAATTTTAACCGTTGGCGTGGCAACATAGTATTAACTGTTACAGCGGTGCTTATTAGCTTGTCTGGAAATGAAAAGAAGACGCCAGTGATTTCACTTCTCCAAACGGGACCTGGGGGTATTTACTTGTAGTAACGTGTACAGTAATTAATAATGCGCGCGGGCACAACTCACAAGGGGGGAAGCTAGTACCAGTACCAGTACCTGCTGGGGGGGTTTGCATCTGCATGCGGCCAAGTGAGCCCCTTTTGTGTAATGGTGCCGGCACTACTTCCACGAAGGAAAAAAAAGGATCGGAGCCAAGAACTGGGCCGGGATCCTGAGGAGATCTGCAGTGGAGCTGAGACCCGGGGGAGGGGAGGATCCGCTTTTACCTTTTGAATCCTGCCTGGCCACACCCCGTTCTGCTGCTGCTGGCGTGATGCAAACCAAGGAGAAGACGCCATGGCGTGAGAGACCCACCCACCCCTTAGCCCCCCAACTAACATTCAGATCAGGCTGCAACTTGCGGAACAGTGTCAGACTCGGACAGTACTCGGTGCTGTCAGTACTACCAACGCAGCAGCGCCACTGCATCTGTGCATCATATTCTTATCCTCCTCCTTCATAGGCCATGCCAAATCAGATCATGTCTGGGCAGGATAGCTCCACGAACTAAAAAAAAATTGGGATCTAACATTCACCTACATCTATCGCGTAAAACAACAACACCGATACAATAAACTGGGATCCATCGACATACAAACCTGAGCTTTCATATGAACCGAATGACAGGTCTGAGATTTAATAAAAAGAGAGGGTTCAAGTCATCTCCAACCTCTAGAGCTAGCCTCTTCCTTCTCTCTTTCATGTCTACAAAAAAAAATCATGAGGAACTCCATTGTCATACAGGTGGTAGTAGGGGCTTAAGCCCCACTCGCCCCCACCACTACAGTAAACTAATAAACATCCGACGGCCTCCGGCGGCGGCCtacgaggccgtcggagataagattatgtccgacggccacaaAGGGCGCTCGGAAATAgcgcttatctccgacggcctcgaaggcagccgtcggagataaggttatgtccgacggctggcaGCGTAGCCGTCGGAGGTAAGACTTTTTAATCCGCAGGAACCGGCGCGCGGTTCATTTCCACGCGCGcgctcttctcttctcttctctgtcTCTGcccacgcgccgccgccgtcgactGCGCCGCCGCCGTCCGCTGCCCGGCGCCGTCGCCCActgcgccgccgcgccgccgccgcccctcccactGCCCCGCCGCCCCGCCTCCCAAAGCCCCACCGCCGTCGACGCAGCCCCGCCCACACGCCTCCCCGCccagccgccgtcgccgccggccgccggccGCCGGTCGCCgccccgctcgccccgtcgctcACGTCAACAGGGGTGCCCCGTCGCTGCCGGCTACATCTCCGCCCGCCATATTATCAAAGTAAGTATTTTTAgatttattttgtatatattaatattgttttATAGTTTCTAATGTTGTTATTAAATAATTAGTATGTTAAATAATGTTTATCTTattatatccgatggcctaaattTGATTATTTGGCGAAATTTGATTATATGGCCTAAATTTGATTACGTAATTAAATTAccttgttttagtttatttagtggtgctttagataatttaaattttaaatttccgagggtaattattatgccctcggaaataaggtcattttatatgatttgtcatTCATAACAATGTTATTTCGTATGTAATATTGTATTGTGGTTTATTAGTTTAATTATTTAATAATACACGATGATTCTAGTTAATCATAGTGTATCGTAGTGTGAACAAACGAaacctaggcgtcacccgtttcggcccaacacaccttacaagcgacgcatgtgaggtatgttgggccggaattgtccttttattggacagcctcggggtgaccgacagagttcgtgtttatgacaaaagcatgtgctcctgcttagtttcggcagcataacccctctgttctccaattgcaccatttttaggcgtgcgattggagaacagcggggttatgctgccgaaatttcgcacgaccacatgtcttgtcataaacacggcctcgtcggtcactcctgggtgggtttaggacctatcctttcctacagatgtaggggcgtgatttcttcgtaaaaacggatggcccgtgcattacttatctaattaagttaacgtctcgtagctagtatggaggagaatcgtcgatggatgtatgaaggttggaagaaaagaggtgctctatcaagtgagtgggtggccaagactgatgcttttctcgaccatgcttttgctcggtcagagactggaaccgatgttaggtgcccttgtagcaagtgtcggaacattaatttccttgacaggaggactatgtcgatacatatttgcaagaacggttatatgccaggctatgaggtgtgggtgcaccacggtgaggacccacctcctcgtattgtatcggaagttcagtcacatgaagaggaggactacgataggatggaagagatgcttgacgatgtacgccatgagtttgtaaccgtcgattcggagaaccccggtcaacccaccgagtttgaggatccagctacacctgaggttcagaagttcttcgagctccttaaagctgccgaagagccgttgcatgagcacacaaaagtgaccgtccttgtatttgtgactcgacttatggctattaagtctaagtttgcattctcaaacaactgttacaaggaacttttgaacgtgatcagtgatgtacttccggagaatcacaagatgccaaaggacatgtatcagtctaaaaagctgttatctggcctcggtatggactacgaaaaaatcgatgtctgtgaaaataattgtatgcttttctggaaggagaccgcaggtgagaagaagtgtactgtatgtggtgagcgtagattcgttgaggttgaaaacgacgatggtttgaccgtgactacgaagattgcacgtaagcagcttcgttacatgcctctcatacctcggttgaaacgtttgttcatctccaagaatacagccagacacatgaggtggcacaaagaaggggtacgtgagaatccaaatgtcatggtgcacccagctgatacagatgcatggaaggcactagatgcttttgattccagctttgctgatgaagtgcggaatgtccgcttcggtttggcaacagatggtttctcacCATTCAATGTAACTGCAACgtcgtactcatgttggcccgtctttgctgttccatacaaccttccaccagctctttgcatgaaatatgaatttattttcttgtgtcttataatacctggtccggatcatcctggaacaaagatcgatgtgatgatgagacccctgattgaagaattgaaaattttgtgggaaggagtcgaggcgtacgattgttacaagaaacagaagttcaacctgagagccgcatttttatggtctattcatgattttatggcttatggtatctttgctggatggagttgtcatgggattttgacatgtcctatatgcgttgaagacactttatgctttcgactaaagtttggtggaaagatatgttactttgattgccatagatgttttttgccagaggatcacccgttcaggttcgataggaacgcttttaaaaaggacacgattgtgacgaggggaccacccaagcgtctaagtggtccagagattctcgcgagacttaatgatttgaaactaaacgaacatggaaatcgttttgaaggttatggaacggagcataattggactcacaaatgtggtctatgggaactcccttatatgaaagccttgattctaatgcataacattgatgtcatgcaccaggaacgaaatatgggtgaaagcattatcagcacttgcatgaatatcactgacaaaacaaaagacaaccctaaggcaaggaaagacttggccttaatctgtagaagaccaactatggagataggagagaatcagaagaagccacgtgctcctttcagtattaaacctaaaaggaagaaacaattgatgaaatggttgaaaaacttaaagttcccagatggttacgccgcgggctttagaaggtctgtgaatttgaagacgggcaagttttctgggttgaagagtcatgactaccacataataatggaaagactccttcctgttatgtttcgtggttttgtaaaaaatgatgtctggaaagcattagcggagctaagctacttttatagacatctttgtgccaaagaaataaagaaagagatgatggagaagcttgagcaagaaataccgattttggtatgcaaacttgaaaaaatatttccaccaggtttcttcaatccgatgcaacatctacttgttcacctaccatacgaagctaaggtaggaggtcctgtgcaatatagatggatgtatcacatcgaaaggacactaaagaagctacgtgcaatggttggtaataagagacgagttgaagggtgcatcgctgaagaattcaaatacaaagagatagcatcgttcacgggcctgtactttgcagaggaacacaatgtcaatgcccatacgttgcggtatcatgtcgacgagccccctattagtgatattgaaatttttcaatggaggggcaaaactgtaggacccagcacaacatactgtttcaccaacgacgaatggaagactgctttactctacatgtataacaacatggaagagatgagtcagtttctcctgtaagtgtaaactttattttagtcattgccgctagactttttgttgtgatactaaaaggtttgtttccttatactaacagggaatttgattctcaaaattgcatctctggctgtgaacgtgaccagattcgtcgagagggaaaagatgggggacttaatttcttgtgttggtttcgagattatgtagataaaaatgacaatatacacccggaccttcgacaattatccctaggagcagtaactggcagacgttatggtcggtatgatgtcaatggttttagattccgttccacaaggttcgaagatgatcatcctctagcagccacgacaaactccggagttgtaactagagctgtcgatgatgaagggaaggtgactaattattatggagtcattaatgatataatcgagtacaagttttttggagataaacaactcaaagtggtgttcttcgattgtgattggttttctccaaatacaacacgagaaaatcaatatggcatggtggaagtcaaacacaacgatagattaaaaggccacgacactataatccttgcccaccaatgcgagcaggtgtattatatgacatatccatctaagaaaaacggtttggttgattggagggtagtgtacaaagttaatccgcgtgaacgactatatgctcctggtgatgctggttatgttgaaagtcaaatcgagcaggaagtgggggctgctgagattttccaagacgaagaacttacaagcacgtttaatgtacaaactgaaatgttggaagaatctttattaggcgatcaaaatgatgtagaggttcctccaaaaagaaaacgagtgacgagaaagaagaaagctacttggcgtccattaaatcgacgaaagcaactagatcctgattttgattacgattacgattgacgagtatggatcatgattttattgcatattttatgattttattgcatattttattattttattgtcgatttatgtactaacttgtttttgttaaaataggatgtcaaagaaaatgaagtctttagctcgtagtttgcttgggtcgaggagtagctcgaggagcagctcgaggggtgaggattcagtttttcagggcacaggttctaccatgagcagacggagagcgctggcagaacatttgcctccacaagatgtaagttagttgttaaattacattatttgagttacttaatattgtcTGATGTAAGctatttgtttcataggatgctgaaattgaggaaccagtggtagaggatcatgcaagagatgatgttgaagatgatggtggagataatgtgggagatgatgctggagacgacgctggtggggattctggggctggggattctggggctggtggagattctgcagctgggtctggaacttctcgagttaagagaacgaggaagctgcattttgttggaccacctccagagcttccacccgaatctcgggttgtgataaagcctagtggaaagtgagtgacatatctttgcttaaatgttattgaaagttatgttttaatttctacattgatttctgtttgcaggacttggatcgacgactcgttcacaggcacagggcactacaggcaggtgaacatggttcttggtaatcttgttcgtctgcactggcctggtcttgtgactttgcctactggcgagtctgtccccgccaccacttgggagcattatcgctatggtgtctgtagaacgtttggcaacacacaggcactagtttgggatgcattctgggtatgacttgtttatactattttagttattccatatatgtttgcttttatgataacactatggtttttgcagaaacggtacaagttgccggacgatggatcatatgatatgaacgctcgttacgtgtttgagtttaacgcgaacgatgtcgttgcagatgcaatgtactatgcacgaattcaggctataaaggcatggtacagagcaaatgctgatgatcgaccgatgccaaatacaaaggccgagtggtcatcaatttacttgacggaggagcaatacctagaggtaaacaagttgttgcctctcatatcgcacaaagccatgtatttgcttgctttatttaaaaaatttcatgtaggtgtcggtgccgtggatggccacccgatcagacggttatcgggcattgtgcagatggtgggcttcccctgactttcgtgccatttccgaaaggaacaggggaaaccgtgggactgagtcgttccacaactacggcggtgatggtcatgtgcgcttggctaagcgaatggtaagtcacagtttgtcgtaactttgaatcacatagaaatgtgtcattataacttttatgtacaggaagtcaaatccggccgtacgcccacggatgtggaggtgtatatgcaagggcataggggttctgatcctcagaatcctgatgtgttatgcactcagacggccaccgaccgtctagtgagttgatattgttactctattatgtgtgttgatattgtttgcaagggcataggggttatgcacttatatttgatattgtttgcctccaggcttcgtatgggcaggagatggttcaacgccatggggaggagtacgattggaggagccagccaatcgaccct
This genomic window contains:
- the Dwarf1 gene encoding GA 3-oxidase 1; this translates as MPTPSHLNKNPRYLDFRAARRVPESHAWPGLHDHPVVDGGAPGPDAVPVVDLGAADPAPAPAAAVARAAEQWGAFLLTGHGVPADLLARVEDRIATMFALPADDKMRAVRGPGDACGYGSPPISSFFSKCMWSEGYTFSPASLRADLRKLWPKAGDDYTSFCDVMEEFHKHMRALADKLLELFLMALGLTDEQASAVEAERRIAETMTATMHLNWYPRCPDPRRALGLIAHTDSGFFTFVMQSLVPGLQLFRHAPDRWVAVPAVPGAFVVNVGDLFHILTNGRFHSVYHRAVVNRDLDRISLGYFLGPPPHAKVAPLREAVPPGRAPAYRAVTWPEYMGVRKKAFTTGASALKMVALAAAADLDDDGDAAVVHQQQQLVVSS